A genomic segment from Acidobacteriota bacterium encodes:
- a CDS encoding IS5 family transposase, whose protein sequence is MRGDDRQQEEMFSYVPLEHRIPLDHPLRAMRKMVDEILVELSPHFERLYSSTGRPSIPPEKLLRALLLQVLYTVRSERLLMEQLDYNLLFRWFVGLTQSDAVWAPTVFTKNRERLLSGDIDRLFFERVIELARTKQLLSDEHFTVDGTLIEAWAGHKSFKPKDAAPTKPPDDPGNPDVDFSGKKRSNETHASTTDPDARLYRKSFGTESKLCYTGHVLMDNRHGLAVDTRLTKATGRAEPEATLEMVCSTPVKTRTTLGADKAYDVRSFAEALRHLYIVPHTARKNASYSTIKISTTRQVGYQLSQRKRKRVEEIFGWLKTVGMMRKTRHRGERRVGWMFTFAVATYNLVRLRNLQQAVAT, encoded by the coding sequence ATGCGAGGAGACGATCGGCAACAGGAAGAGATGTTCAGCTACGTTCCCCTTGAGCACCGGATCCCGCTGGACCACCCGCTCCGAGCCATGCGCAAGATGGTCGACGAGATCCTGGTGGAACTGTCTCCGCACTTCGAACGCCTCTACTCGTCGACGGGCCGGCCCTCGATTCCTCCCGAGAAGCTCCTGAGAGCGCTGCTCCTTCAAGTGCTTTACACCGTTCGCAGCGAGCGACTGCTCATGGAGCAGCTCGACTACAACCTCTTGTTCCGCTGGTTCGTCGGGCTGACCCAGTCGGACGCGGTGTGGGCCCCGACTGTCTTCACGAAGAACCGCGAGCGGCTGTTGTCGGGTGACATCGACCGCCTCTTCTTCGAGCGCGTGATCGAACTGGCCAGAACCAAGCAACTTCTCTCCGACGAACACTTCACTGTCGACGGCACCCTCATCGAAGCGTGGGCCGGCCACAAGAGCTTCAAACCGAAGGACGCCGCGCCGACCAAGCCGCCCGACGATCCGGGCAACCCGGACGTGGACTTCTCCGGGAAGAAGCGGTCGAACGAGACCCACGCCTCGACGACGGATCCCGACGCGAGGCTCTATCGCAAGTCGTTCGGGACCGAGTCGAAGCTCTGCTACACCGGGCACGTGCTGATGGACAACCGGCACGGCCTCGCGGTCGACACACGACTCACGAAGGCCACCGGCCGCGCGGAGCCCGAGGCAACTCTGGAGATGGTGTGCAGCACTCCCGTCAAGACTCGCACGACGCTTGGCGCTGACAAAGCGTACGACGTTCGAAGTTTCGCCGAGGCGCTCCGACATCTGTACATCGTCCCGCACACCGCCAGAAAGAACGCGAGCTACAGCACCATCAAGATCAGCACGACGCGCCAGGTCGGCTACCAGCTGAGCCAAAGAAAGCGGAAGCGGGTCGAAGAGATCTTCGGGTGGCTCAAGACCGTGGGCATGATGAGGAAGACGAGGCACCGAGGAGAGCGACGCGTCGGGTGGATGTTCACCTTCGCAGTTGCCACGTACAACCTCGTCAGACTGAGAAACCTTCAGCAGGCGGTTGCCACATGA
- a CDS encoding cupin domain-containing protein, translated as MSDPKIVNLADLPWTPVETSPSIAVETKDPARKLGSLLAGLRLYRLAPGKQSTRLHRHHHQEEMFLILSGAGTLRHGERRVPVKTGDFILYLADDPDPHTFVNTGTDPMEYLATGNRVSYEVCEYPEEGTVYVESLDRTLVNQDVPGAAEKIRKWYDAGR; from the coding sequence ATGAGCGACCCGAAGATCGTCAACCTCGCCGATCTCCCCTGGACGCCGGTCGAGACGAGCCCCTCGATCGCCGTCGAGACCAAGGACCCCGCGCGCAAGCTCGGCTCGCTTCTCGCCGGCCTGCGCCTCTACCGTCTCGCGCCGGGCAAGCAGTCCACACGGCTCCACCGCCATCACCACCAGGAGGAGATGTTCCTCATCCTCTCGGGCGCCGGCACGCTGCGCCACGGCGAGCGACGCGTCCCCGTGAAAACCGGCGATTTCATCCTCTACCTCGCCGACGACCCCGACCCGCACACCTTCGTCAACACCGGGACCGATCCGATGGAGTACCTCGCCACGGGGAACCGCGTGAGCTATGAGGTCTGCGAGTACCCCGAGGAGGGGACGGTCTACGTCGAGTCGCTCGACCGGACGCTCGTCAACCAGGACGTCCCCGGGGCCGCCGAGAAGATCAGGAAGTGGTACGACGCGGGGAGGTGA